A window from Oceanithermus desulfurans encodes these proteins:
- a CDS encoding glycerol-3-phosphate acyltransferase produces the protein MDVLYAVAAGYLLGSLPFAVWFGWIQKKNLLAEGSGNPGAINAFRVLGVVPGLMVLLLDVFKGFLAVFYGALLGGTAGALAGGVAAVAGHLCSIWIRCRGGKGVATAAGVWLAVQPAAVLVIALAWAGGWILSRDAYKSFAVAALFLAPVAFWLTGDGEVVLAALATSGLLFFAHLKYLRV, from the coding sequence TTGGACGTCCTCTACGCCGTAGCCGCGGGCTACCTGCTGGGCAGCCTGCCCTTTGCGGTCTGGTTTGGCTGGATCCAGAAGAAGAACCTGCTCGCCGAGGGATCGGGCAACCCCGGCGCGATCAACGCCTTTCGGGTGCTGGGCGTGGTGCCCGGCCTGATGGTGCTGCTGCTCGACGTCTTCAAGGGGTTCCTGGCCGTCTTCTACGGTGCGCTCCTGGGGGGCACCGCCGGCGCGCTCGCCGGGGGCGTGGCCGCGGTGGCGGGCCACCTCTGCTCGATCTGGATCCGCTGCCGCGGTGGCAAGGGGGTGGCCACCGCCGCCGGCGTCTGGCTGGCCGTGCAACCCGCGGCGGTGCTCGTCATCGCCCTCGCCTGGGCCGGCGGCTGGATCCTGAGCCGTGACGCCTACAAGAGCTTCGCCGTAGCGGCGCTCTTCCTGGCGCCGGTGGCGTTCTGGCTCACGGGCGACGGCGAGGTCGTGCTCGCGGCGCTGGCCACCAGCGGCCTGCTGTTTTTCGCGCACCTGAAGTACCTACGCGTCTGA
- the hisD gene encoding histidinol dehydrogenase, giving the protein MEIPRYEAKEVRGRFAARRLQFALSERVRAGIRSVFGEELTAEEAVRRIVADVAAGGQQALDEWSLKLDRHATYEVPKREWREAYDDLSTELREALGIARERLEKFHRKEPKGGFLAATSSGMLAQIVRPIRRVGAYVPGGSAPLLSTVLHTVVLARVAGVQEVIVATPPPVHPGVMAAAWAAGADRLFAMGGAQAVAALAYGTEQVPRVDKIVGPGNLFVTLAKKEVYGVVGIDGLAGPTETLIVADAGADPATVAADLLAQAEHDPAAEPWLLSPDPGLLDAVAAELERQLATLPRAEIARAALQNGGLVRVRDLASALELADLYAPEHLCLSVERPTDWLGYVNNAGGVFLGEHSGEAIGDYLAGPSHVMPTSGSARWTGALAVRDFLKIVPVVALSAAAAAELSALGARLAREEELEAHARSLEQRTPTSDA; this is encoded by the coding sequence GTGGAGATTCCCAGGTACGAGGCCAAGGAGGTGCGCGGCCGCTTTGCGGCCCGCCGGCTGCAGTTCGCCCTCAGCGAGCGGGTGCGGGCGGGCATCCGGAGCGTCTTCGGCGAAGAGCTTACGGCCGAGGAGGCCGTGCGCCGCATCGTCGCCGACGTGGCCGCGGGCGGGCAGCAGGCGCTCGACGAATGGAGCCTGAAGCTCGACCGGCACGCCACCTACGAGGTGCCCAAGCGCGAGTGGCGCGAGGCCTACGACGACCTGAGCACCGAGCTGCGCGAAGCCCTGGGCATCGCCCGCGAACGCCTGGAGAAGTTTCACCGCAAGGAGCCCAAGGGGGGCTTCCTCGCCGCCACCTCGAGCGGCATGCTGGCGCAGATCGTCCGCCCCATCCGCCGCGTGGGCGCCTACGTGCCCGGCGGCAGCGCGCCGTTGCTCTCGACGGTGCTCCACACCGTGGTCCTCGCCCGCGTGGCGGGGGTGCAGGAGGTGATCGTGGCGACGCCGCCCCCGGTGCACCCCGGGGTGATGGCCGCGGCCTGGGCGGCGGGCGCCGACCGCCTCTTCGCCATGGGCGGGGCGCAGGCCGTCGCCGCGCTGGCCTACGGGACCGAGCAGGTGCCGCGGGTGGACAAGATCGTGGGACCGGGCAACCTCTTCGTCACGCTCGCCAAGAAGGAGGTCTACGGGGTCGTCGGCATCGACGGGCTGGCCGGACCCACCGAGACCCTGATCGTCGCCGACGCCGGCGCCGACCCCGCCACCGTGGCCGCGGACCTGCTGGCCCAGGCCGAGCACGATCCCGCGGCCGAACCCTGGCTGCTCTCGCCGGACCCCGGGCTGCTCGACGCGGTCGCGGCGGAGCTCGAGCGCCAGCTCGCCACCCTCCCGCGCGCGGAGATCGCGCGCGCGGCCCTGCAGAACGGCGGGCTGGTGCGGGTGCGCGACCTGGCCAGCGCCCTGGAGCTCGCCGACCTCTACGCCCCCGAGCACCTCTGCCTTTCCGTGGAGCGCCCCACTGACTGGCTGGGGTACGTGAACAACGCCGGCGGCGTCTTCCTGGGCGAGCACTCGGGCGAGGCCATCGGCGACTACCTGGCCGGCCCCAGCCACGTGATGCCCACCTCGGGCTCGGCCCGCTGGACAGGGGCGCTGGCGGTGCGCGACTTTCTCAAGATCGTGCCCGTGGTGGCGCTCAGCGCCGCCGCCGCCGCCGAGTTGTCGGCGCTGGGGGCGCGACTGGCGCGCGAAGAGGAGCTGGAGGCGCACGCCCGCTCGCTCGAGCAGCGCACGCCGACCTCAGACGCGTAG
- a CDS encoding DUF3108 domain-containing protein, with amino-acid sequence MVLVKAPVLLKYKLSYAGREAGEQQLRYERTRAGSRMTLTADVALPLPRTKQRWVSEMDARGVPLKFSERVEGRQNKVYEVEFLREDGVVVTRGEPEFVLPYTVDYHDPLSLILALGHAEEAVLTLPLLGGRVHAERVGEEVLTLPWGEVQARAWRLRPGVSLIYYDPEGYPLRFSQQVGGHVFEAELTEVVHEPEPEERPEKKKKSRRRGGRRRRRRR; translated from the coding sequence TGAAAGCGCCGGTGCTCCTCAAGTACAAACTCAGCTACGCCGGACGCGAAGCGGGGGAGCAGCAGCTCCGCTACGAGCGCACCCGCGCGGGTTCGCGCATGACCCTGACCGCCGACGTGGCCCTGCCGCTACCGCGCACCAAGCAGCGCTGGGTCAGCGAGATGGACGCCCGCGGCGTGCCCCTGAAGTTCAGCGAGCGCGTCGAGGGCCGCCAGAACAAGGTCTACGAGGTGGAGTTCCTGCGCGAGGACGGCGTCGTCGTCACCCGGGGCGAGCCGGAGTTCGTGCTGCCCTACACGGTCGACTACCACGATCCGCTCTCGCTCATCCTGGCGCTCGGGCACGCCGAGGAGGCGGTGCTGACGCTGCCCCTCCTGGGCGGCCGGGTGCACGCCGAGCGCGTGGGCGAGGAGGTGCTGACGCTGCCCTGGGGCGAGGTGCAGGCGCGCGCCTGGCGGCTTCGCCCGGGCGTGAGTCTGATCTACTACGACCCCGAGGGCTACCCGCTGCGGTTCTCGCAGCAGGTGGGCGGGCACGTCTTCGAGGCCGAGCTCACCGAGGTCGTGCACGAGCCCGAACCCGAAGAACGCCCCGAGAAGAAAAAGAAGTCGCGCCGCCGCGGCGGTCGCCGCCGGCGCCGCCGGAGGTGA